One genomic segment of Tursiops truncatus isolate mTurTru1 chromosome 4, mTurTru1.mat.Y, whole genome shotgun sequence includes these proteins:
- the ARGFX gene encoding LOW QUALITY PROTEIN: arginine-fifty homeobox (The sequence of the model RefSeq protein was modified relative to this genomic sequence to represent the inferred CDS: inserted 1 base in 1 codon; substituted 1 base at 1 genomic stop codon) — translation TQHEELEALFSCNMFPDKNLQRELALKLNLPASPIKIWFRNRQFKKRKQQWQQEQQSLKPPNQVLPAKNVPTASTSPHSFLPAVSDSYSSHSPQPLDPFHWARDSIITEIATSDVQMQDPQLERLVASVPALYSDAYDIAQIMELYSFPDEDEIASSSFHSLYHYLSPTKPSXNXSSFLSLFADPAVGFSPGQTCFSMTSWSFAAYSLRNSLEFQNPFSMAHFGGC, via the exons acacagcatgaaGAGTTGGAGGCTCTGTTTAGCTGCAATATGTTTCCAGATAAAAACCTCCAGAGAGAACTTGCTTTAAAACTCAACCTACCAGCGTCACCAATAAAG ATTTGGTTCAGGAATCGGCAGTTCAAAAAGAGGAAGCAGCAGTGGCAACAAGAGCAGCAATCACTGAAGCCACCGAACCAGGTCCTTCCAGCCAAGAATGTGCCCACAGCATCAACCAGTCCTCATTCTTTTCTCCCTGCAGTTTCAGATTCTTATAGCTCCCACTCACCTCAGCCCTTAGACCCTTTCCATTGGGCAAGGGACTCTATAATCACTGAGATTGCTACAAGTGATGTCCAAATGCAAGATCCTCAGTTGGAGAGGCTAGTGGCCTCAGTTCCTGCTTTGTACTCTGATGCCTATGACATAGCACAAATCATGGAACTGTACAGTTTTCCTGATGAGGATGAGATAGCCAGCTCTTCTTTCCATTCTCTGTATCATTATCTCTCACCGACAAAGCCCAGTTAGA AGAGTTCCTTTCTTAGCCTCTTTGCTGATCCAGCTGTAGGCTTCTCTCCTGGGCAAACCTGCTTCAGTATGACAAGCTGGAGCTTTGCAGCCTACAGTCTAAGAAACAGCCTGGAATTCCAGAACCCCTTCAGTATGGCACACTTTGGAGGTTGCTGA
- the FBXO40 gene encoding F-box only protein 40 — MAGGEEMSYKARRNLEAMSFSSSSHLFSLSPCLWCLQRRARRPPRGQHRHCDRCFNRHCHMPMEPGVSCLVINCHLSCGATFHMCKEAEHELLCPLEQVPCLNSEYGCPLSISRHKLAKHLQVCPASVVCCSMEWNRWPNLDSETALHENIMKETPNEECLDTALALQDQKVLFRSLKMVELFPETREPMEEEPTMNGEASWKEMEGAVGGADAGLVTTTNGEVAELSQEEREVLAKTREGMDLAKFDKWENMFSKEHAASALTSSSVSSESKSRDGPEKEQISSSNNMVEKSAAKGKETQEDQKQQEFHEAIEKSGLAPWQDGVLERLKTAMDAKDYNMYLVHNGRMLIHFGQMPACTPKERDFVYGKLEAQEVKTVYTFKVPMSYCGKRAHLRDTSLSSRPSEHKAVDTLDLGITVEDLPKSDLIKTTLLCALERELKGHVISESRSIDGVFMDFATQTYSFEPEQFSSRTVLADLLTTANLNGLHMELHSECVTRRHNKSSSAFTFTCNKFFRRDEFPLHFKNVHTDIQSCLNGWFQHRCPLAYLGCTFIQNHFCPPGKKAKVIYSQELKTFAIKPEVASELSEGGNNHLSGHEGKNQNSLTSLPLEVLQYIAGFLDSISLSQLSQVSVLMRNICATLLQERGMVLLQWKKKRYSHGGTSWRVHRKIWQFSSLFSKIKGWEFNEVASMSEHLKSCPFNVVEHKTDPILLTSMCQPRKQASETLVTTFKARPRGRHTY; from the exons ATGGCGGGGGGAGAGGAGATG AGTTACAAAGCAAGAAGAAATTTGGAAGCTATG AGCTTCTCTTCCAGCagtcatttgttttctctttccccttgCCTTTGGTGTCTCCAGCGTAGGGCGCGCAGGCCTCCACGAGGGCAGCACAGGCACTGTGACAGATGCTTCAACCGTCACTGCCACATGCCTATGGAGCCTGGTGTCTCCTGCCTGGTGATAAACTGCCACCTGTCCTGCGGTGCTACCTTCCACATGTGCAAAGAGGCAGAGCACGAGCTCCTGTGCCCTTTGGAGCAGGTTCCGTGCCTCAACTCCGAATATGGCTGCCCCCTTTCCATTTCCCGTCACAAGCTGGCCAAGCACCTGCAAGTGTGCCCCGCCAGCGTGGTCTGCTGCTCCATGGAGTGGAACCGCTGGCCAAACTTGGACTCTGAAACAGCCCTTCACGAGAACATCATGAAAGAGACCCCCAATGAGGAGTGCTTGGACACAGCCCTGGCCCTCCAAGACCAGAAGGTCCTCTTTAGATCTCTGAAAATGGTAGAACTTTTCCCAGAAACTAGAGAACCCATGGAAGAGGAACCTACCATGAATGGTGAAGCCAGTTGGAAGGAAATGGAAGGAGCGGTGGGTGGGGCAGATGCTGGTTTGGTAACAACCACCAACGgagaggtggcagagctgagtcaAGAAGAACGAGAGGTATTAGCCAAAACCAGAGAAGGGATGGACCTAGCCAAGTTTGACAAGTGGGAAAATATGTTCAGCAAAGAGCATGCGGCCTCTGCTTTAACGAGCTCATCAGTGAGCAGTGAGAGCAAGAGCAGGGATGGCCCAGAGAAAGAACAGATTTCCAGCAGCAACAACATGGTAGAAAAGAGCGCTGccaaagggaaggaaacacaggaagACCAGAAGCAGCAGGAATTTCATGAAGCCATAGAAAAGTCAGGGCTTGCCCCTTGGCAGGATGGTGTTCTGGAAAGACTGAAAACAGCTATGGATGCAAAGGACTATAATATGTATCTGGTGCACAATGGGAGGATGCTTATTCACTTTGGTCAGATGCCTGCTTGTACACCTAAAGAGAGAGACTTTGTTTATGGCAAACTCGAGGCTCAGGAAGTGAAGACTGTTTACACCTTCAAAGTTCCCATGAGCTACTGCGGGAAGCGGGCTCACCTCAGAGACACCTCGTTGAGTAGTAGGCCAAGTGAACACAAGGCAGTAGATACTTTGGATTTAGGGATCACTGTGGAGGACCTCCCCAAATCAGATCTCATCAAAACCACCCTGCTGTGTGCTCTGGAAAGAGAACTCAAAGGTCATGTCATCTCTGAATCCAGGAGCATTGATGGGGTGTTCATGGATTTTGCTACACAGACATACAGTTTTGAGCCAGAACAATTTTCCTCCAGGACGGTGCTGGCTGACCTTCTAACCACTGCCAATCTGAATGGGCTCCATATGGAGCTCCACAGTGAGTGTGTGACCAGGAGACACAACAAGAGCAGTTCTGCCTTTACTTTCACTTGCAACAAATTCTTCAGGAGGGATGAATTTCCCCTACATTTCAAGAATGTCCACACAGACATTCAGTCATGTCTCAATGGTTGGTTCCAGCACCGATGCCCCCTTGCCTACTTGGGATGTACCTTTATTCAAAACCATTTCTGTCCCCCAGGGAAAAAGGCAAAAGTAATCTACAGTCAGGAGCTCAAGACCTTTGCCATCAAGCCGGAGGTTGCTTCAGAGCTGAGTGAGGGAGGGAACAACCATCTCTCAGGCCATGAAGGAAAAAACCAGAATTCTCTAACCAGCCTGCCCCTGGAGGTTTTGCAGTACATTGCTGGGTTCTTAGACAGCATCAGCCTATCCCAGCTCTCCCAGGTGTCCGTGCTGATGAGGAATATCTGTGCCACTTTGTTACAAGAGAGAGGGATGGTCCTCCTGCAATGGAAGAAGAAGAGGTATTCCCATGGAGGCACCTCGTGGAGAGTTCACAGAAAG ATCTGGCAATTCAGCAGCCTCTTCTCCAAAATCAAGGGCTGGGAGTTTAATGAAGTTGCCTCCATGTCTGAGCACCTGAAGTCCTGTCCTTTCAACGTTGTAGAACACAAGACTGACCCGATTCTTTTGACCAGCATGTGTCAGCCCCGTAAGCAGGCCTCAGAGACTTTAGTCACAACCTTTAAAGCCAGACCAAGAGGAAGACACACCTACTAA